A single region of the Williamwhitmania taraxaci genome encodes:
- a CDS encoding exo-beta-N-acetylmuramidase NamZ family protein yields MRIERYISLIAIFLLVTVAVNGQVAVRPIPAAERTDLYLPLLKGKRIAIVANHTSLIKGRHLVDSLLSLGIKIVKIYCPEHGFRGQADAGERVNSYKDFRTGLDVVSLYGSKKKPDAESLRGIDLVIFDLQDVGVRFYTYLSTMHYVMEACAENKTPVMVLDRPNPNGSYVDGPILDSTLRSFVGIHPIPIVHGMTLGELAQMINGEGWLKNKVKCLLTVIPCGSYTRKSLYTLPVKPSPNLPNMRSVYLYPSTGMFEGTALSVGRGTPWPFQVLGHPRYPNAGFWFVPVPVIGASKEPPYKNTRCYGIDLRTIPDSVSLVRMNHINLDYLIAAYNKFPNKDSFFNSFFDLLAGNRLLQKQIRQGMSAGDIRATWQPDLKTFVERRKQYLIYGE; encoded by the coding sequence TTGAGAATAGAACGATATATATCCCTCATTGCCATATTCTTATTGGTAACCGTTGCTGTAAATGGGCAAGTAGCAGTGCGCCCTATTCCAGCTGCCGAACGCACCGATCTTTATCTTCCGTTGCTCAAGGGCAAGCGTATTGCTATAGTTGCCAATCATACTTCACTCATTAAGGGACGGCATCTCGTAGATTCATTACTTTCCTTAGGGATTAAAATTGTAAAGATTTACTGTCCGGAGCATGGGTTCCGAGGCCAAGCCGATGCCGGTGAACGGGTGAACAGCTATAAGGACTTTCGCACCGGATTGGATGTGGTTTCGCTCTATGGGAGTAAGAAAAAACCCGATGCCGAATCGTTGCGGGGCATTGATTTGGTGATTTTCGATTTGCAGGATGTGGGTGTGAGGTTCTATACCTACCTCTCCACCATGCACTACGTTATGGAAGCGTGTGCGGAGAATAAAACTCCGGTAATGGTGCTCGACAGACCAAACCCCAATGGTTCCTATGTGGATGGTCCCATACTCGATAGCACGCTGCGCTCGTTTGTGGGTATTCATCCTATTCCTATAGTTCATGGAATGACCCTTGGCGAGTTGGCTCAAATGATCAATGGTGAGGGGTGGTTAAAGAATAAGGTGAAATGCTTGCTTACCGTTATTCCTTGCGGCAGCTATACTCGTAAATCGCTCTATACATTGCCAGTGAAGCCTTCGCCCAATCTACCCAATATGCGGAGTGTTTACCTCTATCCGTCCACGGGAATGTTCGAAGGAACGGCGCTAAGCGTAGGGCGCGGTACCCCTTGGCCTTTTCAAGTGTTGGGACATCCGCGCTATCCAAACGCTGGCTTTTGGTTTGTTCCCGTTCCGGTGATTGGTGCCAGTAAGGAACCACCCTATAAGAATACCCGCTGCTATGGCATCGATTTGCGTACCATTCCCGATTCCGTTTCGCTGGTAAGAATGAATCATATCAATCTCGACTACCTTATTGCGGCATACAATAAGTTTCCCAATAAGGATAGCTTCTTCAATAGCTTCTTTGATTTGCTGGCCGGGAATCGTCTGCTCCAAAAACAAATTAGGCAGGGCATGAGCGCTGGCGATATTCGCGCCACCTGGCAGCCAGACCTTAAGACCTTTGTTGAGCGACGCAAGCAGTACTTGATTTACGGGGAGTAG